Below is a genomic region from Bacillus mycoides.
AAAAAGTATAAATTGCTTTCTCGTTTCCTTTTTTTAATTGATTATTAAGCTCCTCTAACTTAGGACTAATTATTGAAGTCACCCATCTGCCTCCTTTGTATTTCTTTCTTTTCACTAGATTGCTTTTATAAAATTTAGGATTAGTATGTTATGTATTTAGATGAGTTATTTATTTAGAAGGTTTATCAATTGCCTGAATAGAAAGTTCCAACGCTTTTATTCTTCTTTCTAAAAGTGTTCTTTGAGGACTACCAGCCTTAGACTTATCATAGGCTCTCTCAATTGATGGAAGCAAACCAGCAAGGATATTACGAGCTTCTGCTAACTCTTCTTGGCTATACCGATGACTTTCTTGATTCCACACGTTCTCTAACACTGCTAGCCCTATACAAACGGCTTTAAGCCTTTTTTTCACTAAGGTAGTATTTGCTCCCTTTTGAGTCATCTGTGAAAAAGCATTTTCAAGTTTACGAATTGTCGATTGTAAAGATTTTATTGATTCCAATTTATCTATATTTGACACGTTTTCCATGTTACTATTGTTCCTCCTGGCTTAACTTATTTAATACTGGATATAATAAGTACTTGATTTCACTCGAAATATTTTATCATAAATAACTAACTATATTCGAATTGGATAATGGATTAAAGGAAAACGGTATCTAAACGCCTCTCCCTCCTTTACATCATTCTATATGTACTTCTTTCTTCGTATTAGAATCCCTATATAAACAAGGTATTAAAATTGTATTTTTTATGAACAAAAAAACGCACAAGCAGCATAACTTGTACGTTTTTATTTTTATTCAGTAAGATAATACAGTAATAGTTTCCGGGCCTTCTCATAATTCATGAAATCTCTATACAAAATGGGATACTTCACAATTTCTGTTTCTATAAAACGATATTGCGGAAACCATTCAAAAAACGATTTCTTTAGCCACTTTATTTGATCAAACACAATCTCCTTTTCGTTGTTATTAAGTATGTAACTTAAAGTACCTGCTGTATGCATCCAATAATAATTTAAATCAGCGCTTATGCAATCATCTTCTGTAAACATATTATTAAAATCTTTTCGTATTTTTCGAAGGTCACAATTCGGAAACGGTTTAAGCAGCGGACTATGCATTTTCTGCAATTCATTAAAAATAACCTTTTTACCTAATAGCAACTTTCCACCCCTTTATTTCTCTATCCAATTTAATAATTTTTCATAATGATATTGAGCATCTGTATAGCCGAGATTATATAGGTTAACAAGTTTCTCTTTATTTCTTTCTATTCCGCTTATAGGAAGCTGTGCGCTTGGCTGAATTACATAAAAATTATCTTTTTGTTCGTTGTGATTCATATAAGATACAGTTTCATTATAAAAACGATAATGTTCTACTAAATGCTCTGCGATTTTTGGATATCTTCTATATAAAATTTTAGCTAGTCCAGAAAATTTATTACGCTGCTTCTCGTATCCTTCTGGCTTTGTCATTATAACAACGTTTTTTAAATAACCATCATTTTGCGCTTTAAAAACTGGAATAGGATCTATAATCCCTCCATCTAACAATTTTCGATTATCATATTCTACAGCAGGTGCTATAAACGGCACAGAGCTTGATGCACGAATAATTTTTAAAATATCATTTCCATGTTCTGTTTTATTATAATAAACTGCCTGTCCAGATTCACAATCAGTCGTTCCGATTACAAACTGTTCATTTGAATTTAGGAATGTTTGAAAATCAAACGGTACAATTTTGTTTGGTACTTCATCAAATAAAAAATCCATTCCAAATAATTCACGTTTTTGAATTAAGTTTCGATAAGATATATACCTGTGATCTGCTACTAGCTCTGTATTCACTTTTTTATTTCTTCCTTTTTGACGTGACAAATATGTTGCTCCCATACACGCTCCGGCGGATACACCGACTACATACGGAAAGAATAAGTCCCTTTCCATAAAATATTCGAGTACTCCTGCAGTATATAATCCTTTCATTCCGCCGCCTTCTAATACTAAACCGATATTTTTCATGCTATATCCCTCTACTTCTGTTTTCTTAATTATATGTTAGCACAAGATTTTAGGATGAGGTTATATAAATTGGTTGCAATAATAACAAAAAACTATTGAAGCAATGTCATAATCTATTAGCCATTCGCATGGTACAATATAAGAAACTCATTCCACATATTATAAAGGAGGAATTTCATATGGGTTTATTTAGTGGTATTTTAGGAAATGCATCAAGTGCGAGTACAGAAAGCGTTGAACGTGATTTAGAAAAGATTATGCTAGACGATGAGAAAGTTGAGCATGCTTATAAATTAATTCGTGATTTAATCGTATTTACAAATCGTCGTCTTATTTTAGTAGATAAACAAGGAATATCAGGTAAAAAAACAGAGTATCATTCTATTCCTTATAAAAGCATTACACAATTTAGCATTGAAACAGCTGGGCATTTTGATTTAGATGCAGAGCTTAAAATTTGGGTATCTAGTATGGATGATCCAATTACGAAAGAATTTAAAGGTGACGATAGTATTTTAAGCATTCAAAAAGCGTTAGTAACATATACGACGAAATAACGCCTTTTCGCATATTTATTCATTATCGAAATTACTAACCCGAGTATTTTGGAAGAATATGCGTTGTTTTTGTATATTTAATCTAAAATAACATAAAAAGGTAAAGCGTATTTCAAATGCTTCACCTTTCTTTTTTGTAATAAATAAGTGTAGTTTTATCATTTAATTTCTTTATTACTTCTGTTCTTTTATACCCCATTTTTTCGTATAGAAAACAATTTCTTTCTTCTTCTAAAATCGTAGCAAGTTCAAAACTCCGTGCTTCTGGAAACATCTCTTCAATTAAAATAAGTACCTTCTTAGCGATTCCTTTCCCTTGATAGATTGGATGAATGAACATTGGACTGATCCAAAATTTATAAGGTCTTTCTTTTTGGGATATACATATCGCTTCAACAAGGTTCGAATCTATTATCATCTTATAAAAGTTGTTGCTCGGATTATTTATTCTTAAAATAGTTTTTTCAATAGATTCATTTGCTGGATTTGTTTCATAGTCTTTATATTTATTTAATAAAGGACTAAATGAGTCTATTTGCATTTGAAATAAAACTGCTGCATCAATTTCTGTCGCCTTCTCTAATGTTACCAATTTAAACGCTCTCTTAAAGAAGTAATATGAGCTGTATGATGACGACCGTGCCATGCATATAGTCCAATTGCAGCAGCAAGTTTTGTTTCTCCTGATTCAGGATGATTAAATGTCTTTTCTAAATCTGCCGGTTCTAAAGAATATAATAAGTTAATCCATCTTTTATGTAATGAATCTAGCATTACAAGTGAAACATCTACTGGTAATTTCGAGTCAGGTAGCTCTGCCCATTTTTCTTCTTTGTACGGTTTAATAGTTGGATTCTTTTCTGTCAGTGCTAATTTAAAGCGTATGTAGCTATTCATATGACTATCAACAACATGATGAACTACTTGGCGAACAGTCCATCCACCGACGCGATACGGTGTATCTAACTGCTTCTGATCTAAATCTTTTATCGCTCTTGCTAGTTCATTAGGTAAATCCTCTATTTCTTGAATCCATTTATCAATTATTTCTTCTGTAATAGTTCCTACGTAAGTAAATTGACCTATTGGATAACGTAAATCCTTCATGTACATGTCCCTCCCTATTATTTTTAACCCTTAGTAGTCCTCCAAATATAATGTACGAAATTTACGTTTTCTCCGTTTAAATCTACAGTAGTTGTCTCCGCTTGCTTTTCACGAGAAAATCCGTTCTTTTCTAATACAATTTGTGAAGCTATGTTATTTGTTGTTGTCATAGCATGTATTTCATTAATTTCATAGACTCTTGCTTGAGCCAAAATCAATTTTACAGATGCTGCTGCAACTCCTTTTTTTGTAAAATCCTCTCCAACTCGGTAGCCTAACGACCCAATTCGTTTTTCCTTATCTACATCAACTAAATTGATACGTCCTACAATTTCTTTTTCTGTATTACGTATGAGATGAAAATAAGAAATCCCCTCAGTTTGTTCTTTTAATAGTTCGGCAAGTTGCTTTTGAAAGTATTCATACACGTAATAATTAGAGCCACGACTTGGTACCATTGTTTCAAAAAATGATTTGTTCGTGAGTTCAAAATTAAATAAATCTTCAGCGTCTTGATTCTTTAATTGTTCTATGTATATTTCCATCCCGTTTACTCCTTCTTGATTTACTAACTGTTATACATTCTTTTTTAAACGATAATTTTCCTGCTATTTCTTTCGTCTGAGTAATACAGTAAGTAATACTCTAGGATGAAAAAGATGAAATGGACTACGAATTAAGTTCATAACTCTGACTAACCGAATATAAATATCAGAATCACTTGCAGAAAGTTGATATATTTGTTTCGTATACCATTGCTGAAATTTTTGTTTCGTAGTTAATTCTTTCTGTAACTTAGGATGACGTGCTATCTCCGTTGTGGTCATTTCCCAAGGTGTTTTGATAATCATAGCAGTCTTCCTATAAAACTCTCGAGTTAATGTTTTATCAAGCCTTTTTCTCCCTTGAAGAATTAGTTGCAATTGGTGAGCTTCCATAGCTGCAACTGAAACACCTTGTCCGAAAACTGGATCAAAACGACAATGCGCATCTCCAACTACTAACAATCCTTCAGGCAAATTATTAACTAGATCAAATCGCCTGCGTACTTGATATGGAATTTTGTACGTTTTTATATCGGTAATCGCCTCAGATTTGTTTAGAAACTCTGTAACATTAGTGATTGATAGGTTTTCAGCAAAATCATAAAATTCATCATCTGTTTGCGGTGCTTTTTCATTCGCATATCCACTAAAAGTAACAAAATAACGGTCATCTTCAATCGTTTGAATTAGAACACCATAAGGATTCTCAGGAAAACTTGGAGACATAAGCATATTACAGCAGTCTAATTTCTCTTTTTCTTTGAGCCTAAACATTCTAGTTGCGTAAAACAAATCAATTCTTACTTTCTCTTCTTGTACTTCGAAATTGTATTCTTGTAACCAATCTATACTTTTCGAACCAAATCCACTTGCATCAACAACAAGATCTGCATGAAATTCTTCTTTCATTCCTGTTTTCAAACATTTAGCTGTTATTCCATAGACTTTATTAAGTTTGTTATCTACTAGTAATCCTTCAACCAACATTTCATACTTCGAAGTAACATTTGAAACTTGTTCAATTCGTTTTTGAATATGCGATTCTAACAGAAGACGACTTTGTTGAATCATATTTATTTCGCCTTTGAAAGGCTGCTTCCATAGGCCGAACTGATGCCATTTTAAATCGCGAGTAAAGTTATTTACGATGCTACCTGCTTCAATTAATTCATTAGTAATGTTAGGAAACAACTCCTCAAGTGCTTCTTCGCCGCCTTTTAATAACACATGCGGATGATTACTTTGCGGAACTCTTTTTCGCGGACCATTTCCATCCCATTCTTCACCAGCTTCTACAATGATTACTTCTTCAAACGTATTTGATAAAGCCTTTGCGGCGAGTTTTCCTGCGATACTTCCACCAATAACAATAGCCTTAGTAAACATTTTTTCCCCCTTAATGAAAAGAGATCCTGTCGTGTATGAATGGAACCGGATCTTAACTAATAATTCCTTGATAATTATATTTAAAACACCTGTGTGAATTGCAACATTAAAATTAAAATACCTAATCCCCATACGTAATACGCGAATACTTTTAAAGAATGACGTTTTAAATATTGAATCATCCACGAAACTGCTATGTAACCAAAGAACGCTGCTGATAATGTTCCGACAATTAGTGATGTACTAGAAATAGATTCAGCTTTCCCTTGAAAAACATCTGCAAATTGCAAGATGATAGCTCCGACAATAGCTGGTGTTGATAATAAAAAGGAAAAGTACGCCGCTGTTTCGCGGTCTAACTTTCTCCATAATGCAGCGACAATTGTCATTCCAGAACGGGAAATTGCTGGAAATATAGCTACTGCTTGAAATGAACCAATTATGAATGCATCTTTATATGTAATATCATTCATTTTTTTACGACCGTTCTTTTGTTTATCGGCCATATAAAGAAATAAACCCGTCACTAAAAACTCCCAACCTATTGTTATACCTGTTTTTGAAATATCTTCAAAAAAGTCTTTAAATAATAAGCCGATTACAACCGCAGGTATCGTCCCGACAATAAGTAATAGCATAAGCTTTGAAAATGGATTTTTTATTAAATAAATAAATTCTTTTCTATAATAAATAAACACCGCAAGTAACGTCCCTATATGCAGCATCGTATCTAAAAACAAACCTGCCTCATCTAACTGAAAAATATGTCGCCCTAAATATAGGTGACCTGTACTGCTTATAGGTAAAAACTCTGTCAGCCCTTGAATAATTCCTAAAATAAAAGCTTCTAGCCAATTCATGATGATCTCCTTTCTCATTTGCTTGTACCAATATATGATGCTTTAATTTTTGTTATGAAAGAAAATATATTTCTCTTGGGGATTTACTTTAACCTTTATTTAGAAGTTATGGATTGCGATAAATATGGATATATATGTAAAAAAGGAAGGTTTACATGGAGAAACACACAAAATTAGGCAACATATTACTTTGGATTGGACCAATTCTTGTGTTCTTAGGCTTATGTATGACAAATGTAATTACAGACATACCTTTCTTCGAAGGAAAGCATAAAACTTTTGGAATTATTATGTTATTTATAGGGGTACTTTGTTTAATTGCCGCTCATTACTTTAAAATACGAAAAAATTCTGCCGATTAAATAATCTATTCCCTTATAAGGAGGAACAAATGCGAGGAAAATCATTACGGACAAAAATTACAAAGCTATATAAATAAAAACAATCCTAGTGTATGTACTAGGATTGTTTCATTTCGCTAATGTTGTTTATTTATAAAACACTTTATCAACGTTATATTTCGCTTTGTACTTATTAATGATGTATGTTTCGTAAATTTCTCTTTCAGTTGGATCTTCTACGATACATGCATCGATACGGTATACTTCATCACGATTATTTTTGATTGGTGAAACATTATCTTCAAAATGCTTTTTAATACGTTGTCTAATTTTACGAGCTTTACCTACGAAAAGAAGTTCGTCATTAATATTGTAAAACATAAAAATGCCGCCTTTATCTCTAGGGAACAAGTGGAAATCGATAAAACCGTTAATTGGAGTAATTAATGGCTCGTCTCCTTTAATAACTTGGTTACGTTCAGTAATTGAAACATCAGCTTCAGGAATATTAATTTTAATCAAGTTCATTCACGTCCTCTTTTATTATAAAGATAAATAATAGCATAAGTATGTAAGAAAAGCTATGTTAAGAGAGATATTTCATTTTATAATTCAAATATTATAGGTATATCATGTAAACTTTTTTTCCAAATCATATGATCGTTTGATTCGCCCCAATAATCCTTCAGCACATAACTAGGTTTTCCAAACTTTTTTGTCCATATACTTTGTGCTTTTTTGTATCCACTATCTAAACAGCATTCGGTTATTCCTCTGCTAAGTAATGTAAGATACATTGTATTTAGCAGTAAACTCCCTATACCTTTTCTTTGATACTCCGGAAGTATAAATACAGTTCCTATTTCATACAAA
It encodes:
- a CDS encoding YxiJ-like family protein, whose translation is MLLGKKVIFNELQKMHSPLLKPFPNCDLRKIRKDFNNMFTEDDCISADLNYYWMHTAGTLSYILNNNEKEIVFDQIKWLKKSFFEWFPQYRFIETEIVKYPILYRDFMNYEKARKLLLYYLTE
- a CDS encoding patatin-like phospholipase family protein, which translates into the protein MKNIGLVLEGGGMKGLYTAGVLEYFMERDLFFPYVVGVSAGACMGATYLSRQKGRNKKVNTELVADHRYISYRNLIQKRELFGMDFLFDEVPNKIVPFDFQTFLNSNEQFVIGTTDCESGQAVYYNKTEHGNDILKIIRASSSVPFIAPAVEYDNRKLLDGGIIDPIPVFKAQNDGYLKNVVIMTKPEGYEKQRNKFSGLAKILYRRYPKIAEHLVEHYRFYNETVSYMNHNEQKDNFYVIQPSAQLPISGIERNKEKLVNLYNLGYTDAQYHYEKLLNWIEK
- a CDS encoding PH domain-containing protein, translated to MGLFSGILGNASSASTESVERDLEKIMLDDEKVEHAYKLIRDLIVFTNRRLILVDKQGISGKKTEYHSIPYKSITQFSIETAGHFDLDAELKIWVSSMDDPITKEFKGDDSILSIQKALVTYTTK
- a CDS encoding GNAT family N-acetyltransferase, producing MARSSSYSSYYFFKRAFKLVTLEKATEIDAAVLFQMQIDSFSPLLNKYKDYETNPANESIEKTILRINNPSNNFYKMIIDSNLVEAICISQKERPYKFWISPMFIHPIYQGKGIAKKVLILIEEMFPEARSFELATILEEERNCFLYEKMGYKRTEVIKKLNDKTTLIYYKKER
- a CDS encoding YfiT family bacillithiol transferase — encoded protein: MKDLRYPIGQFTYVGTITEEIIDKWIQEIEDLPNELARAIKDLDQKQLDTPYRVGGWTVRQVVHHVVDSHMNSYIRFKLALTEKNPTIKPYKEEKWAELPDSKLPVDVSLVMLDSLHKRWINLLYSLEPADLEKTFNHPESGETKLAAAIGLYAWHGRHHTAHITSLRERLNW
- a CDS encoding GNAT family N-acetyltransferase; protein product: MEIYIEQLKNQDAEDLFNFELTNKSFFETMVPSRGSNYYVYEYFQKQLAELLKEQTEGISYFHLIRNTEKEIVGRINLVDVDKEKRIGSLGYRVGEDFTKKGVAAASVKLILAQARVYEINEIHAMTTTNNIASQIVLEKNGFSREKQAETTTVDLNGENVNFVHYIWRTTKG
- a CDS encoding FAD-dependent oxidoreductase produces the protein MFTKAIVIGGSIAGKLAAKALSNTFEEVIIVEAGEEWDGNGPRKRVPQSNHPHVLLKGGEEALEELFPNITNELIEAGSIVNNFTRDLKWHQFGLWKQPFKGEINMIQQSRLLLESHIQKRIEQVSNVTSKYEMLVEGLLVDNKLNKVYGITAKCLKTGMKEEFHADLVVDASGFGSKSIDWLQEYNFEVQEEKVRIDLFYATRMFRLKEKEKLDCCNMLMSPSFPENPYGVLIQTIEDDRYFVTFSGYANEKAPQTDDEFYDFAENLSITNVTEFLNKSEAITDIKTYKIPYQVRRRFDLVNNLPEGLLVVGDAHCRFDPVFGQGVSVAAMEAHQLQLILQGRKRLDKTLTREFYRKTAMIIKTPWEMTTTEIARHPKLQKELTTKQKFQQWYTKQIYQLSASDSDIYIRLVRVMNLIRSPFHLFHPRVLLTVLLRRKK
- a CDS encoding undecaprenyl-diphosphate phosphatase, with product MNWLEAFILGIIQGLTEFLPISSTGHLYLGRHIFQLDEAGLFLDTMLHIGTLLAVFIYYRKEFIYLIKNPFSKLMLLLIVGTIPAVVIGLLFKDFFEDISKTGITIGWEFLVTGLFLYMADKQKNGRKKMNDITYKDAFIIGSFQAVAIFPAISRSGMTIVAALWRKLDRETAAYFSFLLSTPAIVGAIILQFADVFQGKAESISSTSLIVGTLSAAFFGYIAVSWMIQYLKRHSLKVFAYYVWGLGILILMLQFTQVF
- a CDS encoding nucleotide excision repair endonuclease, producing MNLIKINIPEADVSITERNQVIKGDEPLITPINGFIDFHLFPRDKGGIFMFYNINDELLFVGKARKIRQRIKKHFEDNVSPIKNNRDEVYRIDACIVEDPTEREIYETYIINKYKAKYNVDKVFYK